The genomic segment TACGCCAGGACCAAATGGGAGGTCCAGGAAGTACCATGCTGTCAATTGCAAGATCCAAACGACCAGGAAAACGATTGCAAATGGAGTCATGGTAGAGAAAATCGTTCCCATTCCTGCATTCTTATTATACTTCTGATAGAAAGCCAGGAAGAGCGGGATGTACGGATTCACAGGTGAGATCGTATTGGTTGCAGAGTCCGCAATCCGATAAGCGACTTGGATAAACGCCGGATTGTAATCCAACAGCATCAGCATTGGCATGAATACAGGTGCAAGGATCGCCCACAGCGCTGAACCACTCGTGATAAACAAGCTACAGACACCTGTGAAGAGTGTAAAGGCAATAATGATCGGCAAGCCTGTCAAGCCCATGTTTGTCATGAGTTCTGCGCCATTGACAGCCATTAAGATACCAATGTTGCTCCAGTTAAAGAACGCGATGAACTGCGCTGCTGTAAACGCTAACACAATAAAGCCGGACATATCCTTGATGGCTTCGGACATGTAGTGCGGAATGTCCCTGGATGTTTTAATCAGTCCCATTGCTCTACCATACACAAACGATACGGTCACGAAGAACAACAGGATGATGGGAATGATCCCTTTCAAAAACGGTGATGTCAAGAAGTCACCTGTCTTTGGATCACGCAACAGTGAACCTTCTGGAACGACCAGCAATCCGACAATGACCACGAAAATCAACGCTGCGATACCAGCTTTGCGCAGTGCTTTGTTTTCTTGTGGAGTTACTTCTTCGAATTGTACGTTTCGATCGCCGTGATACGTGCCAAGACGTGGTTCGATAATTTTATCGGTAATCCATCCTCCAAAGAAGGCGAGGATCACAACGGAAGCGGACATGAAGAACCAGTTATCTACTGGTGTAACCATTGCATTCGGATCAATCGTTTTCGCTACTTCGGTACTGATCCCTGCCAAGAGAGCATCTGTACCCGCAATAAAAAAGTTCGCTGTAAAACCGGAGGATACACCAGCCATACCAGCTGCAAAGCCTGCAATCGGGTGACGCCCCATTGCCAAGAACACGAGACCTCCAAGCGGAGGAATAATAACCATGGCTGCATCAGAAGCAAGATTTCCCAAAATACCGACAAAGACAATCGCATAGCTGACAACCGATGCCGGAATGCCTGCCATCATTTTGCGTAGAACTGTCGTCAAAAGACCGATTTTTTCTGCCAGTCCAATTCCAAGCGTCATCGCCAGAACGAGACCAAGCGCTGGAAATTCAATAAAGTTTTTCAGCATACTTGTTAAAATCCAGTGAATACCTTCGACGCTAAGCAAACTCTTAACGGCAACCTCTTCGCCTTTTGCAGGATGTATAACCGAAAAATCCATGGCTGCGAGGATTGCAGAGACTACCATCAATACGCCACACAAAATAATGAACAGTACAAATGGATGCGGGAGTTTATTCCCTACCGTTTCAATCCATTTTAAGATACCTTTTTGCTTCATCAGATCTGCTTGCACATTCGTGCCTTTCGCCATAGTTTCGCCCCCTAAGTCGTTTGAATTCCCTGAATGTTCCTGCGGCTTTGCAACCATCCTCGGGATGAATGATTTGGTCTTCCTTCTCTAGCGCTCATCGCCGTTGATGGTTCAGCGGGAGAAAGACGAAGTGAGCTTCCCTTTTTCGTGAAAGCCCTTCCAAAAATCGAAAGGCTTGTACACAATGCCTTTTATCTGACCCTCCCTCTTTTAGTAGGAGTTCAAATATCGCAGATAAAGTTCACTCTCACATAATAACTTTCTAATATGATTATATAATCTATAAAATGCATGTCAATAATTTTTAGACTATTTTATGAAATTTTCGCTTTTTGGATAATTGCTGTCATTTGCGAGTCTATAGTAATATAGAGATTGATTATGAATGACCACGGAGGAATGACGTATGTCTGATGTTATCGTGTTCAAAGGGGCCATTGCTTTCCCTATTACATTGGATCCAACCGTTTGGGTTTTTGATGAACGCAAATTCGATCTGAAAACATACTCGGGTGAAGATGATAGCTCCCTAGCTACGCAAGCAAAGTATTTGCATGGCACAGGGACGCAGTGGGATAAGGAATTGCGCGAGGGGGCTACGCTTCCTTCGGAACGAAAAAGCTTAGCCGAAGAACGTAAAGTGCTCGAAGGCGAGTACGGAATCCGTCTCGATCCCTTCATTACAAACGCTGAGCCCCTACCAGAGGTGACTCATGTTCGTCTTCACCGCGAGGATCAGGAAGCGATCGTTCTTCCCCTTGCAGAGGCAAGAAGAGCCATCCTGCAATTCTCCAAAGACGGCAAGCCTATTAAAGAGGATGGTCCTGTGTACTTTTATTTGCCGGAAGTGTTGCTGGCAAATGAAGCACCGATCAAAGGAATTACTGCTTTGGAGTTTATTACCGAGCAAGCGTAAGATAACAAGAGCCATCCTCCTTCGAAAAAAGAGGATGGCTTTTGCCATATGTTACGTATGTGTGATGATTTTGCTCTTAGGCGCTGAACTGCGTGATACGGATATTCCGATGCTGTAGTTCTTCGCGAAGCAATTCGATAAAAGCTGCATCTAGTTGAAGGTCGACAGCTCGATGATATACTTCTATCAACATTTGGTCACTTAAGTATTTCACCTTTGCTCACCTCCATCACTAATATGAGCCCATTGTAACAGAAGCATTT from the Brevibacillus brevis genome contains:
- a CDS encoding AbgT family transporter, translated to MAKGTNVQADLMKQKGILKWIETVGNKLPHPFVLFIILCGVLMVVSAILAAMDFSVIHPAKGEEVAVKSLLSVEGIHWILTSMLKNFIEFPALGLVLAMTLGIGLAEKIGLLTTVLRKMMAGIPASVVSYAIVFVGILGNLASDAAMVIIPPLGGLVFLAMGRHPIAGFAAGMAGVSSGFTANFFIAGTDALLAGISTEVAKTIDPNAMVTPVDNWFFMSASVVILAFFGGWITDKIIEPRLGTYHGDRNVQFEEVTPQENKALRKAGIAALIFVVIVGLLVVPEGSLLRDPKTGDFLTSPFLKGIIPIILLFFVTVSFVYGRAMGLIKTSRDIPHYMSEAIKDMSGFIVLAFTAAQFIAFFNWSNIGILMAVNGAELMTNMGLTGLPIIIAFTLFTGVCSLFITSGSALWAILAPVFMPMLMLLDYNPAFIQVAYRIADSATNTISPVNPYIPLFLAFYQKYNKNAGMGTIFSTMTPFAIVFLVVWILQLTAWYFLDLPFGPGVYAR
- a CDS encoding molybdopterin-binding protein — its product is MSDVIVFKGAIAFPITLDPTVWVFDERKFDLKTYSGEDDSSLATQAKYLHGTGTQWDKELREGATLPSERKSLAEERKVLEGEYGIRLDPFITNAEPLPEVTHVRLHREDQEAIVLPLAEARRAILQFSKDGKPIKEDGPVYFYLPEVLLANEAPIKGITALEFITEQA
- the sda gene encoding sporulation histidine kinase inhibitor Sda, which produces MKYLSDQMLIEVYHRAVDLQLDAAFIELLREELQHRNIRITQFSA